Part of the Legionella cardiaca genome, GTCTAAACCAGGGTAAATTACTTTTGCAATTTTAGAATGTTTTTCCAGCCATTGTGCTAAATTTCTTGCATTTTCACAATGGCGTTGCATTCTTAACGAAAGAGTTTTTAAACTTCTTAATACCAGAAAACTATCAAAAGGACCGGCTATTCCGCCACATGAATTCTGCAGAAAAGCCATTTTTTCATCAAGTTCGGGGTTATCTCCGACTATTACAACACCACCTACTACATCAGAATGGCCATTTAAATATTTAGTGGCAGAATGTAAAACCAGATCAAAGCCAAGTTCGAGAGGACGTTGAATCCAAGGGGTGGCGAATGTGTTATCCGCGACACTAATTAACTTGTGACGTTTGGCTACATCTGCAATTTCGCGTAAATTAGCCAGCTTAAGCATGGGATTAGAGGGAGTTTCTACCCAAATCATTTTTGTTTCCGGACGAATGGCTTTTTCGATACTGCTAATATTTGTCATGTCGACAAAAGAAAAAGAGAGATTTGATGTGCGTGTTTTTACTTTGTCAAATAATCTAAACGTGCCTCCATAAAGATCATCCGTGGCAATGATATGATCGCCCGCATTAAGAAGATCTACGACTGTATTTATTGCTGCCATCCCAGAAGCAAAAGCAAATCCGCGTTGACCTGATTCAAGATTAGCAATACAGTCTTCATAAGCTTTTCTTGTTGGGTTGTGAGTTCGGGAATATTCATAACCCTGATGTACTCCTGGAGAAGTTTGCCGATAAGTTGAAGTTGTATAAATGGGAGTCATTACCGCACCTGTACTAGGATCAGGTTGTTGGCCTGCATGGATTGCACGTGTGTCGAAGTGAGTTTTGTCCATATAAATGTTCCCTTGTTTAAGATTGCTGCCCGGCAAAAAATTCAAGAGCAGTATATAATAACTTAAAGCGAATTTGATAATTTTAATAAAGGTTTGTGCAATTCTAGTGAGGGATTAATGCGTAGGCAAGAAATAAGTTATGAAAAAGTTGCCTCTGCCGCTGAAACTGTGAAACAGCAGGGGAAGGAACCCTCTCTTACCAACATCTGTGAAGAGTTGGGTATTCTCTCATTTACTCCTGAATTATCTTCATTGCTGGAGAAATGGTACCACAATCAGCCTGAATTTCAGCGTTCGATTAAAGTACCTCTTTCTGATAATATTAAAATCGAAACCAGTGAAATTCTTGAGAAAAATCTGGAACTTGAAAAATCACTTTCTTTACTCCGTGCTACTTTAGAATCAACTGCTGATGGCATCATGATGGTAAATGGAAAAGGGCAAGTAGTTGATTGGAATCAAAAATTTGTTGAAATGTGGCGTATTCCTTCCTATATGCTTGAATCTGGCACTGAAAGTATTGGATTTGAATATATTCTTGAGCAACTAAGTAATCCTGCTGCCGTTGTTGCTGACGTTCAATATCTCTATGAAAATCCTGAGTGGCAAGGGGAGTTACCTTTATTGCACTTTAAAGATGGAAGAATTTTCGAACGCTATACTCAACCTCAACGCGTGGGGTCTGAAATTGTCGGACGCGTTTATAGTTTTCGTGATATTACACAAAAACTTATGGCAGATGATGAGTTGCGGATTCGTGAGAGGGCGATTGAGGCAAGTACGCATGGAGTAGCGATAATAGATATCACGAAGGCAGAACAGCCTATTATTTATGTTAATAAATCGTTTGAGCGCATTACAGGATACAGTGAAAAACAAATCGTTGGTCAAAATATTTCGCAAATTATAGGTAGTAAAGTTGATCAAGTTAACCAAAAACGGATTGATTTAGCTATACGCGAACAGCGAGAAGAAACGGTTGAGCTTGAAAGTTATCGGCGTAATGGCGAGATGTACTGGTCTGAGCTTAGTGTGGCTCCGGTGAGTGATTCCTTCGGTAAAATTAGACATTTTATCGGCATTATTAATGACATAACACAACGCCGTGAAATGGAAAAACAATTGGTTAGGCAGGCTACCCATGACTCTCTTACAGAGTTGCCCAATCGGGTTTTATTAATGGACAGGGTGGAACAGGCTATTTTACAGGCAAAGAAAAAGAAATCCTTGCTTGCTTTTCTATTCCTTGATTTAGATCGCTTTAAAATGACCAATGATACTTTGGGTCATAGTATTGGTGATAAGTTATTGCAAGCTGTTTCTAATCGTTTACTGATAGCAACGAATGACTTTGATACAGTGGCTCGGCTGGGAGGAGATGAGTTTGTTATTCTTCTTCCTGATCTCAGTACTGAAGTGCAAGCGCAGCAAATGGCACAAGAAATTCTGCATCTTATTGAGAAACCATTTCAGATTGACCAACACAGTTTAAAAATAACGGGTAGTATCGGTATTAGTTATTATCCAAAAGATGGTCTTGATTATGAATCCTTAATGAAAAATGCTGATTTATCAATGTATCACGCCAAAGACAGTGGTCGAAATAGCTTTCGAGTCTTTGAACAAGAAATGAATAGACGTGTTATCAATCGCATGCAACTTGATAATGCTTTGCATGATGCAATGAAGCGGAATGAATTTTATTTGGTTTTTCAACCACTAATTGATTTAAAAAAGCACAAAATCCTTGGCTTCGAAGCTTTATTACGATGGAACAGTCATTTATTAGGCCAGGTTTCTCCTGTCGATTTTATTAGTATGGCTGAGGAAAATGGCTTAATCATTGATATCGGTAAGTGGGTATTAGAGGAAGCCTGTAATCAAACCGTGAAATGGCATAAAGAGGGGTTTGAAGATTTAACGATCGCTGTCAATATTTCTGGTCGTCAATTTCGTCAAAGTCAACTACCTAAGGTCATTAGTGAGGTCTTAAAAATGACTGGATTAGCAGCGAAATATCTTGAGCTTGAGTTAACTGAAAGTTTATTGGTAGATGATATTGAGCATGCTGTAGAAACGATGTATCAATTAAAGGACATGGGCGTGAAGCTTGTTATCGATGATTTTGGTACAGGGTATTCCAGCCTGTCTTATCTGAAACAATTTCCTGTCGACAAATTAAAAATCGATCGCTCTTTTATTTCTGAGTTGGTAAACAAAGAAAATGATGCAGCAATTGCCAGAGCTATTATTAATTTAGGACATAGCTTAAATTTGGAAGTATTGGCAGAAGGTGTAGAAACAG contains:
- a CDS encoding cystathionine gamma-synthase; its protein translation is MDKTHFDTRAIHAGQQPDPSTGAVMTPIYTTSTYRQTSPGVHQGYEYSRTHNPTRKAYEDCIANLESGQRGFAFASGMAAINTVVDLLNAGDHIIATDDLYGGTFRLFDKVKTRTSNLSFSFVDMTNISSIEKAIRPETKMIWVETPSNPMLKLANLREIADVAKRHKLISVADNTFATPWIQRPLELGFDLVLHSATKYLNGHSDVVGGVVIVGDNPELDEKMAFLQNSCGGIAGPFDSFLVLRSLKTLSLRMQRHCENARNLAQWLEKHSKIAKVIYPGLDSHPQHAIAKEQMHDFGGMISMVIHGDLNTATRFLARCELFTLAESLGGVESLIEHPAIMTHASVPPETRRNLGIEDGFIRLSVGIEHIDDLIADLTYALS
- a CDS encoding bifunctional diguanylate cyclase/phosphodiesterase, which translates into the protein MRRQEISYEKVASAAETVKQQGKEPSLTNICEELGILSFTPELSSLLEKWYHNQPEFQRSIKVPLSDNIKIETSEILEKNLELEKSLSLLRATLESTADGIMMVNGKGQVVDWNQKFVEMWRIPSYMLESGTESIGFEYILEQLSNPAAVVADVQYLYENPEWQGELPLLHFKDGRIFERYTQPQRVGSEIVGRVYSFRDITQKLMADDELRIRERAIEASTHGVAIIDITKAEQPIIYVNKSFERITGYSEKQIVGQNISQIIGSKVDQVNQKRIDLAIREQREETVELESYRRNGEMYWSELSVAPVSDSFGKIRHFIGIINDITQRREMEKQLVRQATHDSLTELPNRVLLMDRVEQAILQAKKKKSLLAFLFLDLDRFKMTNDTLGHSIGDKLLQAVSNRLLIATNDFDTVARLGGDEFVILLPDLSTEVQAQQMAQEILHLIEKPFQIDQHSLKITGSIGISYYPKDGLDYESLMKNADLSMYHAKDSGRNSFRVFEQEMNRRVINRMQLDNALHDAMKRNEFYLVFQPLIDLKKHKILGFEALLRWNSHLLGQVSPVDFISMAEENGLIIDIGKWVLEEACNQTVKWHKEGFEDLTIAVNISGRQFRQSQLPKVISEVLKMTGLAAKYLELELTESLLVDDIEHAVETMYQLKDMGVKLVIDDFGTGYSSLSYLKQFPVDKLKIDRSFISELVNKENDAAIARAIINLGHSLNLEVLAEGVETELQKDFIIEHGCDYAQGYYFKPPNTPEALKDFLKKYPDF